TCCCCGACAGCGGGGTCGTGATGGGCTTTGGCTACGTCGGGATCGAGATGATCCCCTACCTGAGCGAGGCGGCAGGGATGGATCTCACGGTGATCGAACACGACGCGCGCCCGCTCGACGAGGCCGATCCCGAATTCGGCGACGCGCTGCTCGACATCTATCGCGAGGAGTTCGGGATCGAGGTGTTGACCAACACGTACGAGCAGTCGGTCGAACCTCACGGGGACGGGGTCCGTCTCCACGTCGAGCGCGACGGACGGGACGAAACGCTTGACGCCGACGAACTGTTCCTCTTCACGGGCCGTCGGCCGGCGTTCGACGGACTCGGGATGGAGCACACGGCGCTCGATCTCGACCCGGCGACGGGTGCAGAGACGATCGAGCACGCGACGATGCAGCCCGAACCGGGGTGGGTCGCGGACACGATGCAGGCCGAAGCCGACCCTCGGACCTTCGTCGTCGGCGACGTCAACGGCAAGGAGCCGATCCTCCACGTCGCCAAGGAGCAAGGGTTCACCGCCGGCCGAAACATCCTCGCTCACGCTGCCGGCGAGGAACTCGAAGCGTACGAGAACGTCCACCACCACGTGATGTTCTCGGGACTCGGGGTGTACCCGTTCGCGCGGGTGGGCCACTCCGCAGCGACGGCCGAAGAGGCCGGCCTCGACGTCGCGACCGCGACTCGCCAAGCGTCGGACGACGGCGTGTTCAAGACCAAAGACGTTCCCGAGGGGTTGGCGCGCCTCGTGGTCGACAAAGAGGACGGCACGGTGCTCGGCTATCAGGGCCTCCACTACCACGCCGACGTGATGGCGAAGACGATGCAGGTGATCGTCGAGCGTGGGATGGACGTTCGCGAGATCCCTGACCGGGCGTATCACCCGACGACGCCCGAGATCCTGGACGGGTTGTTCCGCGAAACGAGCGCCGAACTGGAGTGACGTCGGGGAGCAGCCGAACTCGCGTCGAGACATCGAGCGCGTGCCGAGATCGAACTCGTCGATGGAGTTAACCGATAGTGGGTCATAGTGGGTCACATCATGGAGATCGAGACCGACGACATCCGCACCAAGGAGGCGGACGACCGCGGGCGACTGTACCTCGGCACCGAGTACGCGAACAAGCACGTTACCGTCGCCGTCGTCGACGTCGAAACCGACCGACCGGACGAGGACGAACTCGCGGCGGCGTACCGCGACGCGGCCGAGTCCGCACGCGAAGTCACCGACGACTGGGAGCACGCATCGGACGAAGCGTGGGAGTCCCTCGGTCCGTCCCCTCGCATCGAGGGCAGCGGCGACGATGAGTGAGGAGGGGGCGGACGTCCGGCGCGGGGACATCGTTATCGTCGAACTCGATCCGACGCGCGGACACGAGATGCGAAAGACGCGTCCAGGCGTCGTCGTCCAGAACGACGTCGGCAACCGGAACGCGAGCACGACCGTCGTCGCCCCCGCAACGACGACCCACCGCGGGTATCCCTTCGAGGTACTCGTTCCCGCTGCCGGGAGCGATTTCGAGCAGGATTCGTCGGTTCGCGTCGATCAGCTCCGAACGGTCGATATCGCCGAACGAATCCGATCCGTCGTCGGCCGGCTGTCGGCGTCGGTCATGCGCGACGTCGACGACGCGCTGCGGATCGAACTCGCGCTGGACTGAACGTACCCGTCCCACGACCGCGGCCCGAATCGGGTGAGGAAACGTCCGTACTCTCCCATACCCGTATATAGACGAGGTTTAACCGCCAGGTGACCGATTCGTAAGCATGGCGAGCGACCCCGCGAGCGTCCGCGACCGAGTACGGGAGCTGTTCGCGCTCGAACGCGACGTGCTCGTGCTCTCGGTCGCGATGTTCGCGTTCAGCCTCGGGTTCCAGATGACGAGCCGGTATCTCGGGGAGTACATGGTCGCGCTCGGCGCGAGTGCGTTCGTCGTGGGACTCTACGGCACCTTTTCGAACGTGATCAGCGCAGTCTATCCCTACCCCGGCGGCGCGATCTCGGATCGAATCGGCTCGCGGTACGCGCTCACCGTCTTCGGGCTGCTCTCGGCGGTCGGCTTCGCGGTGTGGCTCGTCGCGCCAGCGTTCGGCGCGCTCGCTGTCCCCCTGATCTTCGTCGGGCTCGTCTTCGCCCAGGCGTGGAAGTCCTTCGGGCTGGGGGCGACGTTCGCCATCGTCAAACAGAGCGTACCGCCCGCGCGGCTCGCGGAGGGCTTTGCGAGCACTGAGACGTTCCGCCGGACCGCGTTTCTCGTTGGACCGCTGCTCGCGGCCGGGGTGTTCGCCATCCTCGGGGCGACCGACACCGGATCGATGGCCGACGCGCAGGTGGTCGAGGCATTCGTCGTCATTCTCGCGATCGCGGTCGTCTTCGCCGTCCTCGGCACGCTCGCCCAGCACGTCCTCTACGATTCCGCTGGCGACGACTTCGGGAAGGCGTTCGAGGGAGTCTCGCAAGTCGCCAACGATCTTCGAAATCTGCCCCCGGAACTCCGCCCGCTGCTGATCGGCGATACCCTGGTACGGTTCGCCAACGGGATGGTGTACGTCTTCTTCGTACTCGTCGTCACCCGGTTTCTGGGCGTCGGTTTCTCGGCGACGCTCCCCGTCGTCGGGACCGTCGATCTCTCGCCCCAGGCGTACTTCGGCGTACTCCTCGGGATCGAGATGGCGGTCGCGCTCCTGACGATGATCCCCGTCGCGAAGCTCACGCGACGGGTGGGACTCAAACCCGTCGTCGCGGTCGGGTTCGCGGTGTACGCGGTCTTTCCCGCGCTGCTCGTCGCCGCGCCGCCGGATGCGGGGGTGCTCGCGGCGCTGTTTGCCCTCTCGGGACTGCGCTTTGCGGGACTGCCGGCGCACAAGGCACTCATCGTCGGGCCGGCGGAGCAGGGGGCGGGCGGTCGCGTCACCGGCTCGTACTACCTCGTTCGCAACGTCGTCGTGATCCCGAGCGCGGCGCTCGGCGGCGTGCTCTACGGCGGGCTGGCGGTGCCAGACGTCGGCACGTTCGCCGGGAGCCCGCCGCTCGCGTTCGGCGCAGCGACGGTCATTGGACTCCTCGGTACGGGCTACTTCCTCGTCTTCGGCGAGGAGTTCGCGGCCGTCGGTGGCTGACTACATGGATCGAACGGTCCGCTACCACGCCGAGTACCCGCCGTCGACGACGAGTCCGTGGCCGGTGACGTAGGAGGACTCGTCGCTGGCGAGGAAGGCGATGCAGTCGGCGATCTCCTCGGGCTCGCCGAGTCGGCGGAGGGGGTACTGAGCGGTCATCCGCTCGCGCGCGGTCTCGGGGTCGTCCTGGGATTCGAAGTACTCACGGCCGAGTGCGGTGTCGGTGAAACCCGGACAGACGGCGTTCGCGCGCACCCCGTGTGGCCCCGCCTCGGCGGCCACCGCGCGGGTGAAGTTGAGCACCGCGCCCTTCGTGAGCGAGTACACCGACTGTTTCGGCAGGCCGAGCACGCTCGCCAGCGACCCGACGTTCACGATCGCGCCCGATCCCTGGGACTTCATCGCCGGCAGGGCGGCGTGACAGCCGTTCCACACCCCTCGAAGATTGACGTCGAGGACTCGATCGAACGTCTCGGTATCGGTCTCCTCGACGACCGCCGGCGGCTGACCGATCCCGGCGTTGTTGACCAGCGCGTCGAGACTGTCCTCGGCGGCGATGGATTCGACGAGATCCACGAACGCCGCCTCGTCGCGCACGTCGAGTTCGTGGAACGTCGCGTCGCCGTCCGCCGCTTCGATCCGCTCGACGGTCTCCTTGCCGCCCTCGCGGTCGACATCGGTCACGATCACCCGAGCGCCTTCCTCGGCGCAGCGCTCCGCGGTCGCACGCCCGATCCCCGCCCCCGCACCCGTCACGAGCACCGTTCGATCGTCGAATCGCATGGAACGACCACCACAGGCCGGCGATATAAACCCGATCGGTCGTGAACGAACGATCGTCACCTTCGATCGGATCGTCGGCGATCGGGAGCACGACGGATCGAAGTCGGCTCCGACGGGTCGCCGAAAGAACGAACCACGCCGCCGACCATCGGGTCGTATGGCAGCCGACCAGCCACTCGCCGGCCACGCGGCGATCGTCACCGGAGCCAGCTCGGGGATCGGGAGCGCGACGGCGCACGCGCTCGCACGTGAGGGGGCCGACATCGTGCTCGCCGCACGGCGGGAGGAACGCTTGGAGGAACTCGCCACGGAGCTCGAAGCCGATCACGGCGTCGCGACCCTCGTCGCGCCGACCGACGTCACCGAGGAGGACGCGGTTGCGGACCTCGTGGATGGGACGGTCGACGCGTTCGGCAGCCTCGATGTGCTCGTCAACAACGCCGGCCTCGCGCGCGGGGCCGACGTCGGGACCCTCTCGACCGAGGAGTACCGCACCATGATGGGCGTCAACGTCGACGGGTGTTTCTTCACGACGCGCGCGGCGCTGCCGCATCTCCGGGCGTCCGAGGGCAACCTGATCTTCGTCGGGAGCTTCGCGGGGCAGTACCCCCGCCCGTTCAACCCGGTCTACGCCGCGACGAAGTGGTGGGTCCGCGGGTTCGCCCACAGCGTCGCCGGCGCGGTCGGGGAGGCGGGCGTCGGCGTCACCGTGGTCAACCCCTCGGAGGTGCGGACGGAGTTCGGTGACGACGAGACCTTCGAGGAACGGTTCGACGAGGGCGAGGTCACCGAGCCCGACGAGATCGGCGACGCGATCGCGTTCGCCGCGCGCCAGGACCGCTCGACCGTGAGCGAACTCGACCTCTTCCGGCGCGACAAGTTCAGCGACTTCTGAGTTCGACCGCGAGCGCGTCGGCGGGGTCGGCCGGGCCGCGGACGTATCTCGTGGGATCGCGCTCGACCGCGAAAGCGTGGATCGTGACCACCAGACGCTCCGAATCGAGCGTCGCGCGTAGAACGGGGCCGACGCTCGTGATCGCGACGTACGGCGGCGCGGCGACTGGTTCGGCCGTGAGCTCCGCGCCGAGTGCGTCGATGGCCCCCGCGAGCATCGCCGGGAGGCGATCGAGCACGCCCGCACGATCGAGCCTCCGCTCGAACGGATCGACCACCGCCGCGCGGTCGGGGGTCGTGTCGCCGTCCCACGAGTCGGCGACGACGTCGGCGCACACGAGCACGGTGTCGAGCAGGTCGGCGTGAGTCGTGAGAAGATGCTCGCGAACGGTGGCCGCCCGGGACATCGCTTGCGGGCTCACTCCGCGGGCGCGGCGGCGCAGTTGTTCGGTCCGAGTTCGAGTTCGAACGCGGTCTCGTCGTCGGCGTTCTCCTGTCCGCGGTTGATCGCGACGATCCGTTCGTGGTTCGCCGGCCGCGGCCCCATCCCGTCGAGCAGCCGCTCGACGAATTCTTTCCTGCCCATCGAGAAGGCGGGAAGTCGCTCGCGGAGGTCACCGAGCCGCGCGGTGTACGCACCGCCAGCTTCCGGCTGTTCAGACGGACCGTGGTGGCCCGGCGCGACGAGAAGATCGTCGTCGAGCGCGTCGAAGCGCCCGGTCAGCGTGTCGTGGAGCGTTCCGGCGAGGTCGCGCGCACCGTCGGCACCGGCTTCGAGGTCCGGCCGTGGAACGCCATCGAGGAACAGCGAGTCGCCCGTGAGCAGGGCGTCGCCGGCTCGGAACGCGAACGCACCCGAGGTGTGGCCCGGTGCGGCGATCGCTTCTATCACCGTGTCGCCGAGCGCGAGTGCTTCGCCGTCGGCGACTGTCGTGACGCCGTCGACGCCACGCGCGGCGGCAGGCTCGGGGAAGAGTGGCTCAGCGCCGGTTTCGGTCGCGAGTCGCCGGACGCCGCTCACGTGGTCGGCGTGGAGGTGGGTGTCGATCACGTAGCGGAGATCGACCCCGCGATCCGCCGCATCCGCGACGTACCGATCCGTGAACGCTCGGAGCGGATCGATCACCGCCGCCTCGCCGCCGGCGTGGACGAGATACGCGAGGCAGCCGCTGGAGGGTCGGCGATACTGAATGATGGTTGCGGGACCGCCGGAGTCGATCTCGCTTGCGCGATAGACCCGCGCCCAACCCGTCATCCCCTCGGCGAGGTTGCGGGCCGCGACGCCCGCCCCGGCGAGCAGGTCGGCGACGTGATCGCTCGCCTCGCCGCGGCCACAGACCACCGTGATCGGCTCGTCGAGGTCGAGATCGGCGGCGAGGTCGTCGACTCCGCCGGTGACCTCGGCCTGGAGGAACCGGGCGTAGGGGACGTGCTCGTGCTCGATCGACGATCCTTCGATGGCCCACGACGCGATCTCGTCGCGGTCGCGGACGTCGAGTACGCTCACCCGATCGCCGGCGTCGATGGCGCGCGCGAGTTCGGCGGGCACGAGTGCGTCCATGCTCGATCCGGGTTCGGAGTCGCTCATGCGTGTGGTAGGCGTCCGCAGCCGATATACTGTGGGGCGGAACCACTCGGACTACGGTCGGCGCGCGGCGGGCGCGTCGCGGTGTGGAGACGCGCCCGCTCGTGCGAGGTCTGCGCGAGCGGTGCGAGGCGTGAGCGAAGTGAGGGCCTCGACCGCGAACGGCGAGCGAAGCGAGCAAACGAAGGAATCGGTTGGGGAGGGTGTGGCTCGCGGTTCTCGTTTGTATCGTGAGTCGCATGCGTACGGATCAGCCGTCCACTCTCTGCTCATGGGCGACGCTCGATCGGCCCCCGGACAGTATAAGCGTCGACCACGATAGCTGGTGTCATGGACGGCGAGACCCTGATCGACGACGTGCGCGAGGCGAAGGCGACCCGGCTCGATCGGCTCGGCGGGACCAAGTGGCTGCTCGCGGCGACGGGGGCCGATCTCGAAACCGAGCGCGTCCTCCGGGTGGCGGCGGCGAGCGAGACGGCCGCCGCCGAGACGTTCGAACGGTGGGCCGACGACGAGGGGAACGATCGGGCGCGCGAGGCGTTCGCGTCGGTCGCGGCGCTCGAACGCGATCACGCGGCCCGGGTCGTGGACCATCTCGACGGCGAGTCCGAGTCGGAGGTCGACTTCGAACCGGAAGCCGAGTCTGGCGCGCTTCACGAGTTCCTTCGAGGTCTCGACGGGACGCCCGAGCGCGTCGGCGCGGGCCTCGTCGGACGGCCGCTCGTGAGCGACCGCACCACCGTCCAGATCGTGAGCTTCTTCGTCAACGAGGCGGATGAGCGCCGCGCCGATCTCTTTCGAGAGCTCCGAACCGAGACCGACGAACTCCTCGACGAAGGGGCGACGGTGCTCGATGGGGTCTGCACCGTGGACGACGACTGGGAGCGCGCCCGCGCGGCCGCCACGGGGACGATCGACATCGCGTACGACGAGTTCGCGGACGATCTCGGCGCGATGGGACTCGACCCGCGCTCGATCTGCTGAGTCGTGCCGTCGGTCGCGGCTGCGGTGTGGCTGCCGGGTCGCTCGCAACCGAGTACGGGTGCCGAGAGCGGAGCGTGTCTCAGATCGAGAACTCGTAGAGATCGTCGCCGACGTGGTGGAGCGACTCGACGACCTTCCCCGAATCGCCAGTCATCTCCTCGCCGTCGACGAGCGCGCGACCGATCGCGAGAGCCTTGCCGTGGGTCTCTTCGACGATCACGACGTGCTGGCCCGCCTCGATCCCGGGATCGGCCTCGGTGATGCCCGGCCGCATCACGTCAGCGCCGTCGGAGACGAACGAGATCGCGCCGGTGTCGACGGTGACCACGCCCGTCTCGGCCGGGTGGGCGTTCGCACCGCGCACGGTGAGGAAGGGCTCGTCGTCGAGGTATATCACGAGCGGCTCGCCGTCGACGAGGACGAGATCACGGTCGCTCTCGGCGAACTCGACGCGCTCGTAGGTGTCGCCAGCGAGATCGACGCCGAGCCGATCGGCGAGCGTCCGCTCGATTTCGTCGACCGCGTCGCTTCTGAGGTGGTGGCGGGATCTGACCTGCATACCCTCCCGTACCCATCGGCGGTGATAAATCGTGCGCCAGCGACGCGGACACAACGCGAACACGACAGCGTGCCGACGCGAAGAGGTAAGTGCGCGGCTGCCGAAGGAGGTCGTATGTGGGGGTCCCGGCGCACCCGGGAAAGCAAAACGGTCACCTGTATTGCGTGCGGCGGCTCGGTCCGGCGCTCCGAGGCGCGCGAGTACGACAAGCACGGCAATCGGTGGGAGCGCAGCGGCAAGGAGTTCGAACACCTCTGCAAGGACTGCTACCGGGATCTCTGCCACCAGCCACGCGACGAGCTCGAAGCCCTCCTCGTCGAGATCCACGCCGTCGAGGGGACCGATTCACGCACCGCGTTCCTCCGGCGGTACGGGGAGCTCGTCGAGGAGCGCTACGGCCCGCTGGAAGAGCGCGAGCGCTGAGTGCCCCGCCTTCGGACGTGTCACCGCCGCCGTCGATCACGCTGCCAGAACGACTAATTGTCGGCTCCCCGTAGCGCCGTCATGAGCGATCAAGCAGCCGCCGGCACCACCGAGGGCCAGGGACCGGTCGAGATCGACGAGGAGCTCGCCCGCCACCTCGAAAACAAGCGCGAAGAGCTGTTCGAGAAGTTCGGGATCCACGAGGAGTTCCCCGACGAAGTGCTCGACGAGGCCGAGGCCCGCACCGAGGACGTCAAAAGCGAGATCGACGACGAGCTCGACGATCGCCGAGATCTCCGGGATCTGACGACGTGGACCACCGACCCGGTCGACGCGCGGGACTTCGACGACGCGCTCAGCATCGAGAAGGGTGAGGAGGAGTTCGTCCTGTGGGTCCACATCGCGGACGTGACCCACTACGTCCACCCCGAAAGCGAGATGTGGGCCGAGGCGGTCGAGCGGGCGAACACGGTCTACCTCCCGGATCACACCGTCCACATGCTGCCCGCGACGCTCGCCGAAACCGTGTGTTCGCTCGTGCCCGACGAGGACCGCCTGGCGCACACCGTCGAGATGCATCTCGACCGCGAGACTCTCTCCTTCGAGTCGATCGACATCTACAAATCGGTGATCCGGAGCGACGAGCGGCTGACCTACACCCAGGCCGAACGCCGGCTCGACGATCCCGAGAGCGCGCTCCACGAGGAGAGTTCCTTGGTGTTCGAACTCGCCGACCGTCTCCACGAACAGCGCAAAGAGGATGGATCACTCGTCCTGAATCCGCGCCGGGACCGCGCCCACACCATCATCGAGGAGT
This portion of the Halococcus agarilyticus genome encodes:
- a CDS encoding dihydrolipoyl dehydrogenase family protein, giving the protein MHVVIVGAYGSAGVAVAQELVERRDESSEDVELTLVDDGEPGGGLCILRGCMPSKEVLSAGAHRFQARHDHRLSGSLPDVDLESVVETKNEHTSNFAAHRRSAVHDLAERENVEFLHETARFVDDHTVAVGDRTIEADYVVIATGSTVNVPDLPGIDEVEYMTSADVLDSTTFPDSGVVMGFGYVGIEMIPYLSEAAGMDLTVIEHDARPLDEADPEFGDALLDIYREEFGIEVLTNTYEQSVEPHGDGVRLHVERDGRDETLDADELFLFTGRRPAFDGLGMEHTALDLDPATGAETIEHATMQPEPGWVADTMQAEADPRTFVVGDVNGKEPILHVAKEQGFTAGRNILAHAAGEELEAYENVHHHVMFSGLGVYPFARVGHSAATAEEAGLDVATATRQASDDGVFKTKDVPEGLARLVVDKEDGTVLGYQGLHYHADVMAKTMQVIVERGMDVREIPDRAYHPTTPEILDGLFRETSAELE
- a CDS encoding type II toxin-antitoxin system PemK/MazF family toxin; protein product: MSEEGADVRRGDIVIVELDPTRGHEMRKTRPGVVVQNDVGNRNASTTVVAPATTTHRGYPFEVLVPAAGSDFEQDSSVRVDQLRTVDIAERIRSVVGRLSASVMRDVDDALRIELALD
- a CDS encoding MFS transporter gives rise to the protein MASDPASVRDRVRELFALERDVLVLSVAMFAFSLGFQMTSRYLGEYMVALGASAFVVGLYGTFSNVISAVYPYPGGAISDRIGSRYALTVFGLLSAVGFAVWLVAPAFGALAVPLIFVGLVFAQAWKSFGLGATFAIVKQSVPPARLAEGFASTETFRRTAFLVGPLLAAGVFAILGATDTGSMADAQVVEAFVVILAIAVVFAVLGTLAQHVLYDSAGDDFGKAFEGVSQVANDLRNLPPELRPLLIGDTLVRFANGMVYVFFVLVVTRFLGVGFSATLPVVGTVDLSPQAYFGVLLGIEMAVALLTMIPVAKLTRRVGLKPVVAVGFAVYAVFPALLVAAPPDAGVLAALFALSGLRFAGLPAHKALIVGPAEQGAGGRVTGSYYLVRNVVVIPSAALGGVLYGGLAVPDVGTFAGSPPLAFGAATVIGLLGTGYFLVFGEEFAAVGG
- a CDS encoding SDR family NAD(P)-dependent oxidoreductase, whose translation is MRFDDRTVLVTGAGAGIGRATAERCAEEGARVIVTDVDREGGKETVERIEAADGDATFHELDVRDEAAFVDLVESIAAEDSLDALVNNAGIGQPPAVVEETDTETFDRVLDVNLRGVWNGCHAALPAMKSQGSGAIVNVGSLASVLGLPKQSVYSLTKGAVLNFTRAVAAEAGPHGVRANAVCPGFTDTALGREYFESQDDPETARERMTAQYPLRRLGEPEEIADCIAFLASDESSYVTGHGLVVDGGYSAW
- a CDS encoding SDR family oxidoreductase, which produces MAADQPLAGHAAIVTGASSGIGSATAHALAREGADIVLAARREERLEELATELEADHGVATLVAPTDVTEEDAVADLVDGTVDAFGSLDVLVNNAGLARGADVGTLSTEEYRTMMGVNVDGCFFTTRAALPHLRASEGNLIFVGSFAGQYPRPFNPVYAATKWWVRGFAHSVAGAVGEAGVGVTVVNPSEVRTEFGDDETFEERFDEGEVTEPDEIGDAIAFAARQDRSTVSELDLFRRDKFSDF
- a CDS encoding MBL fold metallo-hydrolase, whose product is MSDSEPGSSMDALVPAELARAIDAGDRVSVLDVRDRDEIASWAIEGSSIEHEHVPYARFLQAEVTGGVDDLAADLDLDEPITVVCGRGEASDHVADLLAGAGVAARNLAEGMTGWARVYRASEIDSGGPATIIQYRRPSSGCLAYLVHAGGEAAVIDPLRAFTDRYVADAADRGVDLRYVIDTHLHADHVSGVRRLATETGAEPLFPEPAAARGVDGVTTVADGEALALGDTVIEAIAAPGHTSGAFAFRAGDALLTGDSLFLDGVPRPDLEAGADGARDLAGTLHDTLTGRFDALDDDLLVAPGHHGPSEQPEAGGAYTARLGDLRERLPAFSMGRKEFVERLLDGMGPRPANHERIVAINRGQENADDETAFELELGPNNCAAAPAE
- a CDS encoding RNA-binding protein codes for the protein MQVRSRHHLRSDAVDEIERTLADRLGVDLAGDTYERVEFAESDRDLVLVDGEPLVIYLDDEPFLTVRGANAHPAETGVVTVDTGAISFVSDGADVMRPGITEADPGIEAGQHVVIVEETHGKALAIGRALVDGEEMTGDSGKVVESLHHVGDDLYEFSI
- a CDS encoding DUF7562 family protein, whose product is MWGSRRTRESKTVTCIACGGSVRRSEAREYDKHGNRWERSGKEFEHLCKDCYRDLCHQPRDELEALLVEIHAVEGTDSRTAFLRRYGELVEERYGPLEERER
- a CDS encoding ribonuclease catalytic domain-containing protein, whose protein sequence is MSDQAAAGTTEGQGPVEIDEELARHLENKREELFEKFGIHEEFPDEVLDEAEARTEDVKSEIDDELDDRRDLRDLTTWTTDPVDARDFDDALSIEKGEEEFVLWVHIADVTHYVHPESEMWAEAVERANTVYLPDHTVHMLPATLAETVCSLVPDEDRLAHTVEMHLDRETLSFESIDIYKSVIRSDERLTYTQAERRLDDPESALHEESSLVFELADRLHEQRKEDGSLVLNPRRDRAHTIIEECMLKANKAVTHELMWDRGVEAMYRVHPQPSPDQWDDALQEIQELDGVSIPGDAWGDDPRIAVNATLEEAPERQLGKIQYAVMKVMPRARYMNDPFGGHHALNFDIYGHFTSPIRRLSDLVNHWIVHANDVPENLLQLCDHASDQQQAGEKCEREYKQFLEEVGLDADAVNNRGIEVVGED